In Cotesia glomerata isolate CgM1 linkage group LG3, MPM_Cglom_v2.3, whole genome shotgun sequence, one genomic interval encodes:
- the LOC123261616 gene encoding transcription initiation factor TFIID subunit 10-like, whose amino-acid sequence MAQKNNDMEMINDEEIKTAGQPLSDFLLQLEDYTPTIPDAVSEHYLRTAGFNTADPRIVRLISLAAQKFISEIANDALQHCKTRGANQNTKSKGKDRRYTLTMEDLIPAVAEYGIVVKKPHYFV is encoded by the exons atggcgcAAAAAAACAATGACATGGAAATGATTAATGATGAGGAGATCAAAACTGCGGGACAACCTTTGTCAGACTTTCTTCTCCAACTAGAAGATTACACACCCACG attCCTGATGCAGTAAGTGAACATTATTTACGGACAGCAGGATTTAACACAGCAGACCCAAGGAT TGTACGATTGATATCTTTAGCTGCTCAGAAATTCATATCTGAGATAGCTAATGACGCTCTTCAGCATTGTAAAACTCGAGGGGCAAATCAAAATACAAAATCAAAGGGAAAAGATCGCCGGTACACCCTGACTATGGAAGATTTAATTCCTGCAGTAGCTGAATATGGAATCGTGGTCAAAAAGCCgcattattttgtataa
- the LOC123261617 gene encoding GIGYF family protein Gyf-like isoform X1 produces MTDSMKFGPEWLRNLAGDSCNSGGSGGGTANLITPRYQLAEHRYGREEMLALFDRNCKPPESIIGQQMFYVEKTQLPLAFIPETEDETRLRSSGLSNTAGGRGRGGSVDRGRIRTGRGGMYTSHFSRGFDESGEGGSRLDAQSYPGRNRNFDRSQSERGWSERNGNIDANDWNGSTSPRKELSRGPSGSSLMESNWRRHRGAGDDEDGWRSNSTRSEKWIRGSWRDGGGSDRDRLDRVDADGDDNRISGRWEARTSHRSSHDSAHHHHHPHPTRTARTWDSNHHDNHDNLPEWVTENPAESGGSFDASGAFHGGMFSDDDDDGTGGNNSSNRTRRVSEGTNSTNIKSNKSMSYSNNINQNAHRQMINDSVSHTVSRERPKSLHPFEKDNSGEQGRTDSPSKQSVVSSNNTNSPLSKSTTMSSLNNAAGKKVSNVAINPTKIDSESERVQLPQRSKSFVELPSKNNSSRNNNHPINSQQTNPVSRSNNASIQKSDLLQENMKNTTVTIASTKATISTSQRAMAPQKVDDDLERFKEEADMQSLVAKLMADEESHREETGHVLPSVVNHVPPLANATSQEKWYYRDPQGEVQGPFIASEMAEWCKAGYFTPNLLVRRTCDERYATLGDLMKICGRVPFTPGPPIPPLKLSEPVLPTIPPPVPTGLPGSALPKPGIEDPLLLLQYQQLQMIQNQQLLLRQMKNSAIAKLSQSDSWSSLSPIEQNQLVMQCVMQNSEVRDLSLATNPFVTPLAAPPPPATNPVMQLFNQMQQAKVQSDTVSHLPSNPHSVPPPVHNPALDPIQQLIQQMGGIQNLPGPQPSINPSPMQQQQQQPQQQQSTPEEDPIKSLLRQLHINANGHSQSHQMDSIWPQPPPQINPQFNAQNWLAQVGPLPAMPPGQMPNSLWDLHTKDIKTEQQILEEQNIRIQERKEELRKQEELKRQAEDASNKRKLEEEQNKKLAEAQRKEEERKRKEEEKRLKMEEKRKIEEELKKKEDKKRKEEERKREEKRKLDEENNKKKQEEEKKKREEAKRQEEKLRKEEEKRKKAEEEQKRLEEERLKREEEEEEARKKAEAEEQARRNEQRRREAEALKKLQEKSKAPWAQAPHAPPPTTHASLAEIQRLEREKKAEELRLQQLMQQQLAQQKALKVAEEAAVVAESNKRLTFKWAEKAAPTISQPVKSLAQIQQEEQERIVKVKQQEKERSEKTSQKEAAVVMQNAGIWGSASQSLNWTTNVNSVGDAFKFSSKTWTGSGFWDEPVTVKPAASVKQPAKNSTTVNKTANQNQQQQSHQQQQQQHQQQQQQQQQQQQQQQQQQQQQQQQQQQQQQQQQQQNNKTTKNKAKKEEETVKKLFENNTAKTDDFTQWCNRTLSGLQVSVDVPTFVGFLRDIESAYEVKEYIKLYLGDNKQCTEFAKQFLEKRSKWRSSQRPQTEADDLCKPAPAVNPNAPTEFQEVKGKSKKPKKGKMFKVDNRILGFSVTAATDRINVGDRDYGEGV; encoded by the exons ATGACGGACTCCATGAAATTCGGTCCTGAGTG GTTGCGCAATCTAGCTGGAGACAGTTGCAATTCGGGAGGAAGCGGTGGAGGGACGGCAAACCTGATTACACCCCGGTATCAGTTAGCGGAGCATAGATACGGCCGGGAAGAGATGTTGGCTCTCTTCGACCGTAATTGCAAGCCACCGGAGAGTATAATCGGTCAGCAAATGTTCTACGTTGAAAAGACTCAACTACCACTTGCGTTTATACCAGAAACAGAAGATGAAACg cgTTTACGAAGCAGTGGATTAAGTAACACTGCTGGAGGACGTGGACGTGGTGGAAGTGTCGATCGTGGACGTATTAGAACTGGACGTGGAGGAATGTATACGTCTCATTTTTCACGTGGTTTTGACGAATCCGGCGAGGGTGGGAGTAGACTCGACGCACAGTCTTATCCAGGAAGAAACCGTAATTTCGACAGGTCACAAAGTGAGCGGGGTTGGTCCGAGCGGAACGGTAATATTGACGCAAATGACTGGAACGGCTCGACCAGTCCCCGTAAGGAGCTTAGTCGTGGTCCCAGTGGGAGTTCTCTGATGGAAAGTAATTGGAGACGGCATCGGGGTGCTGGTGATGACGAGGACGGATGGAGATCTAACAGCACTCGCAGTGAAAAGTGGA TACGGGGCAGTTGGCGCGATGGGGGTGGCTCGGACAGAGATAGATTGGATAGAGTGGATGCTGATGGGGATGATAATCGGATCAGTGGACGCTGGGAAGCTCGAACAAGTCATAGATCCTCTCATGACTCggctcatcatcatcatcatcctcATCCTACCCGTACTGCTCGAACTTGGGATTCTAATCACCATGACAATCATGATAACTTACCAGAAtg ggtAACCGAGAATCCCgcagagagtggaggaagttTTGATGCCTCGGGTGCCTTTCACGGTGGCATGTTTTCTGACGACGACGATGATGGTACAGGTGGTAATAACTCGAGTAATCGTACTCGACGTGTATCCGAAGGCACCAACAGTACAAACATTAAATCTAATAAATCGATGTCCTATAGCAATAATATCAATCAGAATGCTCATCGGCAAATGATTAATGATTCTGTAAGCCATACGGTATCCAGAGAGAGACCTAAATCTCTTCATCCCTTTGAAAAAGATAATTCTGGCGAACAAGGTCGCACTGACTCGCCTTCAAAACAATCGGTTGTATCCAGTAACAATACCAACAGTCCATTATCTAAATCTACAACAATGTCATCGTTAAATAATGCAGCTGGTAAAAAAGTGTCAAACGTCGCCATTAATCCAACGAAAATAGATTCTGAGTCGGAGAGAGTTCAGCTTCCACAACGCTCAAAGTCTTTCGTAGAATTACcgagtaaaaataatagtagCCGTAACAATAATCATCCTATTAATTCTCAGCAGACAAATCCAGTTTCTCGATCCAACAACGCCTCGAttcaaaaaagtgatttactgcaagaaaatatgaaaaatactaCCGTAACAATTGCTTCTACAAAAGCTACGATATCAACTTCTCAACGAGCTATGGCGCCGCAGAAAGTTGATGATGATTTGGAGAGATTTAAAGAAGAAGCTGACATGCAGAGTTTAGTGGCGAAGCTTATGGCTGATGAGGAGAGCCACCGCGAAGAAACGGGTCATGTGCTTCCATCGGTGGTAAATCACGTTCCACCGTTAGCCAATGCCACTTCACAGGAAAAATGGTACTACCGAGATCCTCAAGGAGAGGTCCAAGGACCATTTATTGCTAGTGAGATGGCTGAATGGTGTAAAGCTGGTTATTTTACGCCTAATTTATTGGTAAGAAGAACATGCGACGAGAGATACGCAACTCTCGGAGATCTCATGAAAATCTGTGGTAGAGTGCCATTCACACCGGGTCCACCGATCCCACCGTTGAAGCTATCGGAGCCGGTGTTACCGACCATACCACCTCCAGTACCCACAGGACTACCTGGCAGTGCCTTACCCAAACCAGGAATAGAAGACCCGCTGTTATTGCTACAGTATCAGCAATTGCAAATGATCCAAAATCAGCAATTACTGTTACGACAAATGAAAAATTCGGCAATTGCTAAACTTTCACAGTCTGATAGTTGGTCTAGTTTGTCTCCTATTGAGCAAAATCAATTAGTTATGCAATGTGTTATGCAAAATTCCGAGGTCAGAGATTTATCATTAGCGACAAATCCCTTTGTGACGCCACTTGCTGCTCCTCCACCCCCAGCAACCAATCCAGTTATGCAATTGTTCAATCAAATGCAACAGGCTAAGGTTCAAAGTGATACCGTCAGTCATTTACCGTCAAATCCTCATTCGGTACCACCACCAGTTCATAACCCAGCTTTGGATCCTATTCAACAGCTTATACAGCAGATGGGtggtattcaaaatttacctGGACCGCAACCTAGTATTAATCCCTCGCCGatgcaacaacaacaacaacagccaCAACAACAACAATCGACTCCTGAAGAAGATCCTATTAAGTCATTATTACGGCAACTTCATATAAACGCCAATGGACATTCACAATCGCATCAAATGGATTCTATCTGGCCGCAACCACCTCCACAAATTAACCCTCAGTTCAATGCCCAAAATTGGTTGGCTCAg GTCGGACCATTGCCTGCAATGCCTCCAGGCCAAATGCCTAATTCATTGTGGGATTTACATACTAAAGACATTAAGACTGAACAACAGATATTA gaAGAGCAAAATATTAGGATACAAGAACGAAAAGAAGAACTTCGTAAGCAAGAAGAATTGAAAAGGCAAGCTGAAGACGCGAGTAATAAACGAAAACTCGAAgaagaacaaaataaaaaattagcagaAGCACAACGTAAAGAAGAGGAACGAAAACGAAAGGAAGAAGAAAAAAGACTAAAGATGGAAGAAAAGCGCAAGATTGAGGaggaattaaaaaagaaagagGATAAAAAACGAAAGGAAGAAGAGAGAAAGCGGGAAGAAAAGCGCAAGCTGgatgaagaaaataataaaaagaaacagGAAGAGGAGAAAAAGAAGCGAGAGGAAGCCAAAAGACAGGAAGAAAAGCTgagaaaagaagaagaaaaacgTAAGAAAGCTGAAGAGGAGCAGAAACGTCTCGAGGAAGAGAGACTTAAaagagaagaagaagaagaagaagctCGTAAAAAAGCGGAGGCCGAAGAACAAGCAAGACGGAATGAGCAGCGGCGCCGTGAAGCTGAGGCTTTAAAGAAACTCCAAGAAAAAAGTAAAGCTCCATGGGCACAAGCTCCACACGCACCTCCTCCGACAACTCATGCTTCTCTGGCTGAGATTCAGCGGCTAGAGCGTGAAAAGAAAGCCGAGGAGTTACGTCTTCAACAATTAATGCAGCAACAACTGGCTCAGCAAAAAGCCCTTAAAGTCGCTGAAGAAGCGGCGGTTGTTGCGGAATCTAACAAACGACTAACTTTCAAGTGGGCTGAGAAAGCTGCTCCTACTATTAGTCAGCCGGTTAAAAGTTTGGCGCAAATTCAGCAAGAAGAGCAGGAACGAATTGTTAAAGTTAAACAGCAAGAAAAAGAACGCAGTGAAAAAACTAGCCAAAAAGAAGCTGCAGTTGTTATGCAAAATGCTGGTATCTGGGGCAGCGCATCCCAGTCTCTCAATTGGACTACCAATGTCAATTCAGTTGGTGATGCCTTTAAATTTAGCTCCAAAACTTGGACTGGCAGTGGTTTTTGGGATGAGCCTGTTACAGTTAAACCTGCTGCGTCTGTTAAACAGCCCGCTAAAAATTCAACGACTGTCAACAAGACTGCCAATCAAAATCAGCAGCAACAGTCGcatcaacaacaacagcaacagcatcagcaacaacaacagcaacagcagcagcaacagcagcagcagcagcaacaacaacaacaacaacaacaacaacaacaacaacaacaacaacaacagcaacagcaaaataataaaacaactaAAAACAAAGCTAAGAAGGAAGAAGAGACTGTGAAAAAACTTTTCGAGAATAACACTGCCAAGACGGATGACTTTACTCAGTGGTGTAATCGTACATTGTCTGGACTTCAAGTGTCCGTGgatg ttcctACGTTTGTTGGATTTTTAAGAGACATCGAATCAGCATACGAAGTTAAAGAGTACATTAAATTGTATTTGGGTGATAATAAACAGTGTACAGAATTtgcaaaacaatttttagaaaaacgTAGTAAGTGGCGATCATCACAACGACCACAAACTGAAGCCGATGATCTTTGTAAGCCAGCTCCGGCTGTTAATCCAAATGCTCCTACTGAATTTCAAGAAGTTaag GGCAAATCAAAGAAACcgaaaaaaggaaaaatgtTCAAAGTTGATAACAGAATCCTTGGCTTCAGTGTAACGGCTGCTACCGATCGTATTAATGTTGGGGACCGTGATTACGGAGAAGGCGTCTGA
- the LOC123261617 gene encoding GIGYF family protein Gyf-like isoform X2: protein MTDSMKFGPEWLRNLAGDSCNSGGSGGGTANLITPRYQLAEHRYGREEMLALFDRNCKPPESIIGQQMFYVEKTQLPLAFIPETEDETRLRSSGLSNTAGGRGRGGSVDRGRIRTGRGGMYTSHFSRGFDESGEGGSRLDAQSYPGRNRNFDRSQSERGWSERNGNIDANDWNGSTSPRKELSRGPSGSSLMESNWRRHRGAGDDEDGWRSNSTRSEKWIRGSWRDGGGSDRDRLDRVDADGDDNRISGRWEARTSHRSSHDSAHHHHHPHPTRTARTWDSNHHDNHDNLPEWVTENPAESGGSFDASGAFHGGMFSDDDDDGTGGNNSSNRTRRVSEGTNSTNIKSNKSMSYSNNINQNAHRQMINDSVSHTVSRERPKSLHPFEKDNSGEQGRTDSPSKQSVVSSNNTNSPLSKSTTMSSLNNAAGKKVSNVAINPTKIDSESERVQLPQRSKSFVELPSKNNSSRNNNHPINSQQTNPVSRSNNASIQKSDLLQENMKNTTVTIASTKATISTSQRAMAPQKVDDDLERFKEEADMQSLVAKLMADEESHREETGHVLPSVVNHVPPLANATSQEKWYYRDPQGEVQGPFIASEMAEWCKAGYFTPNLLVRRTCDERYATLGDLMKICGRVPFTPGPPIPPLKLSEPVLPTIPPPVPTGLPGSALPKPGIEDPLLLLQYQQLQMIQNQQLLLRQMKNSAIAKLSQSDSWSSLSPIEQNQLVMQCVMQNSEVRDLSLATNPFVTPLAAPPPPATNPVMQLFNQMQQAKVQSDTVSHLPSNPHSVPPPVHNPALDPIQQLIQQMGGIQNLPGPQPSINPSPMQQQQQQPQQQQSTPEEDPIKSLLRQLHINANGHSQSHQMDSIWPQPPPQINPQFNAQNWLAQVGPLPAMPPGQMPNSLWDLHTKDIKTEQQILEEQNIRIQERKEELRKQEELKRQAEDASNKRKLEEEQNKKLAEAQRKEEERKRKEEEKRLKMEEKRKIEEELKKKEDKKRKEEERKREEKRKLDEENNKKKQEEEKKKREEAKRQEEKLRKEEEKRKKAEEEQKRLEEERLKREEEEEEARKKAEAEEQARRNEQRRREAEALKKLQEKSKAPWAQAPHAPPPTTHASLAEIQRLEREKKAEELRLQQLMQQQLAQQKALKVAEEAAVVAESNKRLTFKWAEKAAPTISQPVKSLAQIQQEEQERIVKVKQQEKERSEKTSQKEAAVVMQNAGIWGSASQSLNWTTNVNSVGDAFKFSSKTWTGSGFWDEPVTVKPAASVKQPAKNSTTVNKTANQNQQQQSHQQQQQQQQQQQQQQQQQQQQQNNKTTKNKAKKEEETVKKLFENNTAKTDDFTQWCNRTLSGLQVSVDVPTFVGFLRDIESAYEVKEYIKLYLGDNKQCTEFAKQFLEKRSKWRSSQRPQTEADDLCKPAPAVNPNAPTEFQEVKGKSKKPKKGKMFKVDNRILGFSVTAATDRINVGDRDYGEGV, encoded by the exons ATGACGGACTCCATGAAATTCGGTCCTGAGTG GTTGCGCAATCTAGCTGGAGACAGTTGCAATTCGGGAGGAAGCGGTGGAGGGACGGCAAACCTGATTACACCCCGGTATCAGTTAGCGGAGCATAGATACGGCCGGGAAGAGATGTTGGCTCTCTTCGACCGTAATTGCAAGCCACCGGAGAGTATAATCGGTCAGCAAATGTTCTACGTTGAAAAGACTCAACTACCACTTGCGTTTATACCAGAAACAGAAGATGAAACg cgTTTACGAAGCAGTGGATTAAGTAACACTGCTGGAGGACGTGGACGTGGTGGAAGTGTCGATCGTGGACGTATTAGAACTGGACGTGGAGGAATGTATACGTCTCATTTTTCACGTGGTTTTGACGAATCCGGCGAGGGTGGGAGTAGACTCGACGCACAGTCTTATCCAGGAAGAAACCGTAATTTCGACAGGTCACAAAGTGAGCGGGGTTGGTCCGAGCGGAACGGTAATATTGACGCAAATGACTGGAACGGCTCGACCAGTCCCCGTAAGGAGCTTAGTCGTGGTCCCAGTGGGAGTTCTCTGATGGAAAGTAATTGGAGACGGCATCGGGGTGCTGGTGATGACGAGGACGGATGGAGATCTAACAGCACTCGCAGTGAAAAGTGGA TACGGGGCAGTTGGCGCGATGGGGGTGGCTCGGACAGAGATAGATTGGATAGAGTGGATGCTGATGGGGATGATAATCGGATCAGTGGACGCTGGGAAGCTCGAACAAGTCATAGATCCTCTCATGACTCggctcatcatcatcatcatcctcATCCTACCCGTACTGCTCGAACTTGGGATTCTAATCACCATGACAATCATGATAACTTACCAGAAtg ggtAACCGAGAATCCCgcagagagtggaggaagttTTGATGCCTCGGGTGCCTTTCACGGTGGCATGTTTTCTGACGACGACGATGATGGTACAGGTGGTAATAACTCGAGTAATCGTACTCGACGTGTATCCGAAGGCACCAACAGTACAAACATTAAATCTAATAAATCGATGTCCTATAGCAATAATATCAATCAGAATGCTCATCGGCAAATGATTAATGATTCTGTAAGCCATACGGTATCCAGAGAGAGACCTAAATCTCTTCATCCCTTTGAAAAAGATAATTCTGGCGAACAAGGTCGCACTGACTCGCCTTCAAAACAATCGGTTGTATCCAGTAACAATACCAACAGTCCATTATCTAAATCTACAACAATGTCATCGTTAAATAATGCAGCTGGTAAAAAAGTGTCAAACGTCGCCATTAATCCAACGAAAATAGATTCTGAGTCGGAGAGAGTTCAGCTTCCACAACGCTCAAAGTCTTTCGTAGAATTACcgagtaaaaataatagtagCCGTAACAATAATCATCCTATTAATTCTCAGCAGACAAATCCAGTTTCTCGATCCAACAACGCCTCGAttcaaaaaagtgatttactgcaagaaaatatgaaaaatactaCCGTAACAATTGCTTCTACAAAAGCTACGATATCAACTTCTCAACGAGCTATGGCGCCGCAGAAAGTTGATGATGATTTGGAGAGATTTAAAGAAGAAGCTGACATGCAGAGTTTAGTGGCGAAGCTTATGGCTGATGAGGAGAGCCACCGCGAAGAAACGGGTCATGTGCTTCCATCGGTGGTAAATCACGTTCCACCGTTAGCCAATGCCACTTCACAGGAAAAATGGTACTACCGAGATCCTCAAGGAGAGGTCCAAGGACCATTTATTGCTAGTGAGATGGCTGAATGGTGTAAAGCTGGTTATTTTACGCCTAATTTATTGGTAAGAAGAACATGCGACGAGAGATACGCAACTCTCGGAGATCTCATGAAAATCTGTGGTAGAGTGCCATTCACACCGGGTCCACCGATCCCACCGTTGAAGCTATCGGAGCCGGTGTTACCGACCATACCACCTCCAGTACCCACAGGACTACCTGGCAGTGCCTTACCCAAACCAGGAATAGAAGACCCGCTGTTATTGCTACAGTATCAGCAATTGCAAATGATCCAAAATCAGCAATTACTGTTACGACAAATGAAAAATTCGGCAATTGCTAAACTTTCACAGTCTGATAGTTGGTCTAGTTTGTCTCCTATTGAGCAAAATCAATTAGTTATGCAATGTGTTATGCAAAATTCCGAGGTCAGAGATTTATCATTAGCGACAAATCCCTTTGTGACGCCACTTGCTGCTCCTCCACCCCCAGCAACCAATCCAGTTATGCAATTGTTCAATCAAATGCAACAGGCTAAGGTTCAAAGTGATACCGTCAGTCATTTACCGTCAAATCCTCATTCGGTACCACCACCAGTTCATAACCCAGCTTTGGATCCTATTCAACAGCTTATACAGCAGATGGGtggtattcaaaatttacctGGACCGCAACCTAGTATTAATCCCTCGCCGatgcaacaacaacaacaacagccaCAACAACAACAATCGACTCCTGAAGAAGATCCTATTAAGTCATTATTACGGCAACTTCATATAAACGCCAATGGACATTCACAATCGCATCAAATGGATTCTATCTGGCCGCAACCACCTCCACAAATTAACCCTCAGTTCAATGCCCAAAATTGGTTGGCTCAg GTCGGACCATTGCCTGCAATGCCTCCAGGCCAAATGCCTAATTCATTGTGGGATTTACATACTAAAGACATTAAGACTGAACAACAGATATTA gaAGAGCAAAATATTAGGATACAAGAACGAAAAGAAGAACTTCGTAAGCAAGAAGAATTGAAAAGGCAAGCTGAAGACGCGAGTAATAAACGAAAACTCGAAgaagaacaaaataaaaaattagcagaAGCACAACGTAAAGAAGAGGAACGAAAACGAAAGGAAGAAGAAAAAAGACTAAAGATGGAAGAAAAGCGCAAGATTGAGGaggaattaaaaaagaaagagGATAAAAAACGAAAGGAAGAAGAGAGAAAGCGGGAAGAAAAGCGCAAGCTGgatgaagaaaataataaaaagaaacagGAAGAGGAGAAAAAGAAGCGAGAGGAAGCCAAAAGACAGGAAGAAAAGCTgagaaaagaagaagaaaaacgTAAGAAAGCTGAAGAGGAGCAGAAACGTCTCGAGGAAGAGAGACTTAAaagagaagaagaagaagaagaagctCGTAAAAAAGCGGAGGCCGAAGAACAAGCAAGACGGAATGAGCAGCGGCGCCGTGAAGCTGAGGCTTTAAAGAAACTCCAAGAAAAAAGTAAAGCTCCATGGGCACAAGCTCCACACGCACCTCCTCCGACAACTCATGCTTCTCTGGCTGAGATTCAGCGGCTAGAGCGTGAAAAGAAAGCCGAGGAGTTACGTCTTCAACAATTAATGCAGCAACAACTGGCTCAGCAAAAAGCCCTTAAAGTCGCTGAAGAAGCGGCGGTTGTTGCGGAATCTAACAAACGACTAACTTTCAAGTGGGCTGAGAAAGCTGCTCCTACTATTAGTCAGCCGGTTAAAAGTTTGGCGCAAATTCAGCAAGAAGAGCAGGAACGAATTGTTAAAGTTAAACAGCAAGAAAAAGAACGCAGTGAAAAAACTAGCCAAAAAGAAGCTGCAGTTGTTATGCAAAATGCTGGTATCTGGGGCAGCGCATCCCAGTCTCTCAATTGGACTACCAATGTCAATTCAGTTGGTGATGCCTTTAAATTTAGCTCCAAAACTTGGACTGGCAGTGGTTTTTGGGATGAGCCTGTTACAGTTAAACCTGCTGCGTCTGTTAAACAGCCCGCTAAAAATTCAACGACTGTCAACAAGACTGCCAATCAAAATCAGCAGCAACAGTCGcat cagcaacaacaacaacaacaacaacaacaacaacaacaacaacaacaacaacagcaacagcaaaataataaaacaactaAAAACAAAGCTAAGAAGGAAGAAGAGACTGTGAAAAAACTTTTCGAGAATAACACTGCCAAGACGGATGACTTTACTCAGTGGTGTAATCGTACATTGTCTGGACTTCAAGTGTCCGTGgatg ttcctACGTTTGTTGGATTTTTAAGAGACATCGAATCAGCATACGAAGTTAAAGAGTACATTAAATTGTATTTGGGTGATAATAAACAGTGTACAGAATTtgcaaaacaatttttagaaaaacgTAGTAAGTGGCGATCATCACAACGACCACAAACTGAAGCCGATGATCTTTGTAAGCCAGCTCCGGCTGTTAATCCAAATGCTCCTACTGAATTTCAAGAAGTTaag GGCAAATCAAAGAAACcgaaaaaaggaaaaatgtTCAAAGTTGATAACAGAATCCTTGGCTTCAGTGTAACGGCTGCTACCGATCGTATTAATGTTGGGGACCGTGATTACGGAGAAGGCGTCTGA